Proteins co-encoded in one Cupriavidus nantongensis genomic window:
- the gap gene encoding type I glyceraldehyde-3-phosphate dehydrogenase, whose translation MTIKIGINGFGRIGRMVFRAAVANFKDIEVVGINDLLEPDYLAYMLKYDSVHGRFDGEVSVDGNTLVVNGKKIRLTAVKDPAELKWGEIGADVVVESTGIFLTKEGAQKHIDAGAKKVIMSAPSKDDTPMFVYGVNHDTYKGEAIISNASCTTNCLAPVAKVLNDKWGIKRGLMTTVHAATATQKTVDGPSNKDWRGGRGILENIIPSSTGAAKAVGVVIPQLNKKLTGMSFRVPTSDVSVVDLTVELEKSASYEEICAEMKAQSQGALKGVLGYTEDKVVATDFRGDARTSIFDAEAGIALDGTFIKVVSWYDNEWGYSNKVLEMARVVAK comes from the coding sequence ATGACCATCAAGATCGGCATCAACGGCTTCGGCCGCATCGGGCGCATGGTGTTCCGCGCCGCCGTCGCCAACTTCAAGGACATCGAAGTCGTCGGCATCAACGACCTGCTCGAGCCCGACTACCTGGCGTACATGCTGAAGTACGACTCGGTGCATGGCCGCTTTGACGGCGAAGTGTCGGTCGACGGCAATACCCTGGTCGTCAACGGCAAGAAGATCCGCCTGACCGCGGTCAAGGATCCGGCCGAGCTGAAGTGGGGCGAGATCGGCGCCGACGTGGTGGTCGAGTCGACCGGCATCTTCCTGACCAAGGAAGGCGCGCAGAAGCACATCGACGCGGGCGCCAAGAAGGTGATCATGTCGGCCCCGTCCAAGGACGACACCCCGATGTTCGTGTACGGCGTCAACCACGACACTTACAAGGGCGAGGCGATCATCTCCAACGCCAGCTGCACCACCAACTGCCTGGCCCCGGTGGCCAAGGTGCTGAACGACAAGTGGGGCATCAAGCGCGGCCTGATGACCACCGTGCACGCCGCCACCGCCACGCAGAAGACCGTCGACGGCCCGTCCAACAAGGACTGGCGCGGCGGCCGCGGCATCCTGGAAAACATCATCCCGTCGTCGACCGGCGCCGCCAAGGCCGTGGGCGTGGTGATCCCGCAGCTGAACAAGAAGCTGACCGGCATGTCGTTCCGCGTGCCGACCTCCGACGTGTCGGTGGTTGACCTGACCGTCGAGCTGGAAAAGTCGGCGTCGTACGAAGAAATCTGCGCCGAGATGAAGGCCCAGAGCCAGGGCGCGCTGAAGGGCGTGCTCGGCTATACCGAAGACAAGGTCGTCGCCACCGACTTCCGCGGCGATGCCCGCACCTCGATCTTCGACGCCGAAGCCGGCATCGCGCTGGACGGCACCTTCATCAAGGTCGTGAGCTGGTACGACAACGAGTGGGGCTACTCGAACAAGGTGCTGGAAATGGCCCGCGTGGTGGCCAAGTAA
- a CDS encoding VOC family protein — protein MSRPANTPWLTPYLTVANGRAALDFYGRAFGFTPGNVVDENGVPTHAEMHYQGQLVVMFAPEGAWGSTARTPRSLGVECPQTFYVYCDDVDAMHQRAVDAGAVSLMAPADQFWGDRYCMVEDPDGYRWGFGKPLAQANQAGQAS, from the coding sequence ATGAGCAGACCGGCCAACACCCCCTGGCTCACCCCCTACCTGACCGTCGCCAACGGCCGCGCCGCGCTGGACTTCTATGGCCGCGCCTTCGGCTTCACCCCCGGCAACGTGGTCGACGAAAACGGCGTCCCCACGCACGCCGAGATGCACTACCAGGGCCAGCTGGTGGTGATGTTCGCGCCCGAGGGCGCATGGGGCAGCACCGCGCGCACGCCACGCTCGCTCGGCGTGGAATGCCCGCAGACTTTCTATGTCTATTGCGACGATGTCGACGCCATGCACCAGCGCGCGGTCGATGCCGGCGCGGTCAGCCTGATGGCACCCGCCGACCAGTTCTGGGGCGACCGCTACTGCATGGTCGAGGATCCCGACGGCTACCGCTGGGGCTTCGGCAAGCCGCTGGCCCAGGCGAACCAGGCAGGCCAGGCAAGCTGA
- a CDS encoding LysR family transcriptional regulator: MVNVDTKLLVIFTELLSKRNATYVAEKMHMTAPAVSHSLGRLREIFDDPLFIRVPHGLTPTPRALELGPKIRDMLDLWSSINEGDADNFDPATATGTLSIGFAAELGDTVFNRFVLRIKALAPDLHIKLVESHSWETDVASMRANELDLAFSPFPTRHPEIVEEMVTSLNLWVCARKDHPVLKGHCTLEQYLDCGHIFMAHSGGSGRPAPSLIPLDYALQQRGLKRNASLTVHSWRAQAELASQTDMIFTVNALTKDMACETYGLKAFPLPAELNTTLGLNMFWHRSRNTHPMLVWARGLFRQVVGEFVGLPQARPARVVSDQDLQDLQAR; encoded by the coding sequence ATGGTGAACGTAGACACAAAGCTTTTAGTGATCTTCACCGAGCTGCTGAGCAAGCGTAATGCCACCTACGTGGCTGAAAAGATGCACATGACCGCGCCGGCGGTCTCGCATTCGCTGGGCAGGCTGCGCGAAATCTTTGACGATCCACTCTTTATCCGCGTCCCGCACGGGCTGACGCCGACGCCGCGCGCGCTCGAGCTAGGCCCCAAGATCCGCGACATGCTGGACCTGTGGTCGTCGATCAACGAAGGCGACGCGGACAACTTCGATCCGGCCACCGCCACCGGCACGCTGAGCATCGGCTTTGCCGCGGAACTGGGCGATACGGTGTTCAACCGTTTCGTGCTGCGCATCAAGGCGCTGGCGCCGGACCTGCATATCAAGCTGGTCGAGTCCCATTCGTGGGAAACCGATGTGGCGTCGATGCGCGCCAATGAACTCGACCTGGCATTCTCGCCGTTCCCGACCCGCCATCCGGAAATCGTCGAGGAAATGGTGACGTCGCTGAACCTGTGGGTATGCGCGCGCAAGGACCATCCGGTGCTGAAGGGCCACTGCACGCTCGAGCAATACCTGGACTGCGGCCATATCTTCATGGCGCATTCCGGCGGCTCGGGCCGGCCGGCACCGTCGCTGATCCCGCTCGACTACGCACTGCAGCAGCGCGGCCTGAAGCGCAACGCCTCGCTGACGGTACATTCGTGGCGGGCCCAGGCCGAACTGGCCTCGCAGACGGACATGATCTTCACCGTCAATGCGCTGACCAAGGACATGGCCTGTGAAACCTACGGCCTGAAGGCCTTCCCGCTGCCGGCGGAGCTGAACACCACGCTCGGCCTGAACATGTTCTGGCACCGCAGCCGCAACACCCACCCGATGCTGGTGTGGGCGCGTGGCCTGTTCCGCCAGGTGGTGGGCGAGTTCGTCGGCCTGCCGCAAGCACGCCCCGCCCGGGTGGTAAGCGATCAAGACTTGCAGGACCTGCAGGCTCGCTGA
- the tkt gene encoding transketolase produces MSALAHPATSPFASQPAKLMADAIRVLAMDAVQQANSGHPGAPMGMADIAVALWGRHLKHNPSNPQWADRDRFVLSNGHGSMLIYALLHLTGYDLPIEELKNFRQLHSKTAGHPEYGITPGVETTTGPLGQGITNAVGMALAERLLGEEFNRPGFDIVDHYTYVFLGDGCLMEGISHEACSLAGTLKLNKLIALWDDNGISIDGDVVHWFNDDTPKRFEAYGWNVIRGIDGHDVVAVDNAIAQAKASDKPTLICCRTKIGKGAPNKEGGHDVHGAPLGGAEVLATREALGWAHAPFEVPAEVYDAWDAKANGQALERAWNALFESYAERHPYEASEFTRRMKGELPGSFDAAVEAFIAKCEEKAETIATRKASQNTIEAFGPVLPEFLGGSADLTGSNLTNWSGSKAVRVDAWGNHINYGVREFGMSAIMNGIALHGGYIPYGATFLTFSDYSRNALRMAALMKIRSLFVFTHDSIGLGEDGPTHQSIEHVASLRLIPNMDVWRTADTTETAVAWAEAIRRENGPSCLIFSRQNLPFQQRDDATRANIARGGYVLRDSVNPKTSRPDAVILATGSEVGLAVGAADALAAEGVHVRVVSIPATTVFDKQDTAYKASVLPAGVPRVAVEAGVTDFWWKYQVQAVVGIDTFGESAPAGVLFKHFGFTVDNVVRTVKDTLI; encoded by the coding sequence ATGTCCGCCCTTGCCCATCCCGCCACAAGTCCCTTTGCTTCCCAGCCCGCCAAGCTGATGGCCGACGCCATCCGCGTGCTTGCCATGGACGCCGTCCAGCAGGCCAATTCCGGCCACCCCGGTGCGCCGATGGGCATGGCAGACATCGCCGTGGCGCTGTGGGGCCGGCACCTGAAGCACAACCCGAGCAACCCGCAGTGGGCCGACCGCGACCGCTTCGTGCTGTCCAACGGCCACGGCTCGATGCTGATCTACGCGCTGCTGCACCTGACCGGCTATGACCTGCCGATCGAAGAGCTGAAGAACTTCCGCCAGCTGCACAGCAAGACCGCCGGCCACCCGGAATACGGCATCACCCCGGGCGTGGAAACCACCACCGGCCCGCTCGGCCAGGGCATCACCAACGCCGTCGGCATGGCGCTGGCCGAGCGCCTGCTGGGCGAGGAATTCAACCGCCCTGGCTTCGACATCGTCGACCACTACACCTATGTGTTCCTGGGCGACGGCTGCCTGATGGAAGGCATCTCGCACGAGGCCTGCTCGCTGGCCGGCACGCTGAAGCTGAACAAGCTGATTGCGCTGTGGGATGACAACGGCATCTCGATCGACGGCGACGTGGTGCACTGGTTCAACGACGACACCCCGAAGCGTTTCGAGGCCTACGGCTGGAACGTGATCCGCGGCATCGACGGCCACGACGTGGTCGCGGTCGACAACGCCATCGCGCAGGCCAAGGCCAGCGACAAGCCGACCCTGATCTGCTGCCGCACCAAGATCGGCAAGGGCGCGCCCAACAAGGAAGGCGGCCACGACGTGCACGGCGCCCCGCTGGGCGGTGCCGAGGTGCTGGCCACGCGCGAGGCGCTGGGCTGGGCCCACGCCCCGTTCGAGGTGCCGGCCGAGGTCTACGACGCCTGGGACGCCAAGGCCAACGGCCAGGCGCTCGAGCGCGCCTGGAACGCGCTGTTCGAATCGTATGCCGAGCGCCACCCGTACGAGGCCAGCGAGTTCACCCGCCGCATGAAGGGCGAGCTGCCGGGCTCATTCGACGCCGCGGTCGAAGCCTTTATCGCCAAGTGCGAGGAAAAGGCCGAGACCATCGCCACCCGCAAGGCCAGCCAGAACACCATCGAGGCCTTCGGCCCGGTGCTGCCGGAGTTCCTCGGCGGCTCGGCCGACCTGACCGGCTCGAACCTGACCAACTGGTCGGGCAGCAAGGCGGTGCGCGTCGATGCCTGGGGTAACCACATCAACTACGGCGTGCGCGAGTTCGGCATGAGCGCGATCATGAACGGCATCGCGCTGCATGGCGGCTACATCCCCTACGGCGCGACCTTCCTGACGTTCTCGGACTACAGCCGCAATGCGCTGCGCATGGCGGCGCTGATGAAGATCCGCTCGCTGTTCGTGTTCACCCATGACTCGATCGGCCTGGGCGAGGACGGCCCGACGCACCAGTCGATCGAGCACGTCGCCAGCCTGCGCCTGATCCCGAATATGGACGTCTGGCGTACCGCCGACACCACCGAGACCGCCGTGGCGTGGGCCGAGGCGATCCGCCGCGAGAACGGCCCGAGCTGCCTGATCTTCAGCCGCCAGAACCTGCCGTTCCAGCAGCGCGACGATGCCACCCGCGCCAATATCGCGCGCGGCGGCTACGTGCTGCGCGACAGCGTGAATCCGAAGACTAGCCGTCCGGACGCCGTGATCCTGGCGACCGGCTCGGAAGTCGGCCTGGCCGTAGGCGCCGCCGACGCACTGGCCGCCGAGGGCGTGCACGTGCGCGTGGTGTCGATTCCCGCGACCACCGTGTTCGACAAGCAGGACACCGCCTACAAGGCCAGCGTGCTGCCGGCCGGCGTGCCGCGCGTGGCGGTCGAGGCCGGCGTGACGGACTTCTGGTGGAAGTACCAGGTCCAAGCGGTGGTGGGCATCGATACCTTCGGCGAATCGGCCCCGGCCGGCGTGCTGTTCAAGCACTTCGGCTTTACCGTCGACAATGTGGTCCGTACGGTGAAGGACACCCTTATCTAA
- a CDS encoding 16S rRNA (uracil(1498)-N(3))-methyltransferase → MAPRFFVGGADTVLAAESDFPLPEPVVRHAQVLRLAPGDAITLFDGRGGSHAATLVELGKRHALARIGAHDAAEAEPPFRVTLAQGLAGGDKMDWLIEKAVELGVAAIQPLQASRSVVRLSGERAQKRHAHWQALVQAACEQCGRNRLPAVAEVTNLDTWLARADRSGNGGTRLLVSPRAAQALPALVAERRETLLADGITLLIGPEGGLAPEEEQAALQAGFTGVSLGPRILRTETAGLACLATLNALLGGF, encoded by the coding sequence ATGGCGCCAAGATTTTTTGTCGGCGGCGCGGATACCGTGCTGGCCGCCGAGTCCGATTTCCCGCTGCCCGAACCGGTGGTGCGCCACGCGCAGGTGCTGCGCCTGGCGCCGGGCGACGCCATCACCCTGTTCGACGGCCGCGGCGGCAGCCACGCCGCCACGCTGGTCGAACTGGGCAAGCGCCACGCGCTGGCCCGCATCGGCGCGCATGACGCGGCCGAGGCCGAGCCGCCCTTCCGCGTCACGCTGGCGCAGGGGCTGGCCGGCGGCGACAAGATGGACTGGCTGATCGAGAAAGCGGTCGAACTCGGCGTCGCGGCGATCCAGCCGCTGCAGGCCAGCCGCTCGGTGGTGCGCCTGTCCGGCGAGCGCGCACAGAAGCGCCACGCGCACTGGCAGGCGCTGGTCCAAGCCGCCTGCGAGCAATGCGGCCGAAATCGTTTGCCGGCGGTGGCGGAGGTCACTAACTTGGATACGTGGCTGGCGCGCGCAGACCGGTCCGGCAACGGCGGCACCAGGCTGCTGGTGTCGCCGCGTGCCGCGCAAGCGCTGCCGGCGCTGGTGGCGGAACGGCGCGAGACGCTGCTGGCCGATGGCATCACCCTGCTGATCGGCCCCGAAGGCGGCCTGGCCCCCGAAGAAGAACAGGCCGCGCTGCAGGCCGGTTTCACCGGCGTGTCGCTCGGCCCGCGCATCCTGCGCACGGAAACCGCCGGGCTGGCATGCCTGGCAACCCTGAACGCCTTGCTGGGCGGATTCTGA